From Coffea arabica cultivar ET-39 chromosome 9c, Coffea Arabica ET-39 HiFi, whole genome shotgun sequence, one genomic window encodes:
- the LOC113709616 gene encoding GDSL esterase/lipase At5g33370-like → MISQAELILYKSPQPSPLQPAHCNYCILSASSAKLIAISLQGIFHPTMRQSFSFSSSIFVALLLVLAVASITPRADARAFFIFGDSLVDNGNNNYLLTSARADAPPYGIDYPTHRPTGRFSNGLNIPDIISERMGMQSPLPYLAPENTGQRLLNGANFASAGVGILNDTGFQFLNIIRITKQLEYYQQFQTRVGSLIGEQQTTQLVNQGLVLITLGGNDFVNNYYLVPFSARSRQFALPDYVRYLISEYRKILMRLYELGSRKVIVTGTGPIGCVPAELAQRSRNGECSAELQHAASLFNPQLAQLISDINSQLGSNVFMAANTMAMHMDFVSNPQAFGFVTSKIACCGQGPYNGIGLCTPLSNLCPNRDIYAFWDPFHPSERANRIIVQQIFSGSPQYMHPMNLSAALAMDTSRT, encoded by the exons ATGATCTCTCAAGCAGAACTAATATTATATAAATCCCCCCAACCTTCACCACTGCAACCAGCTCACTGCAACTACTGCATTCTATCAGCTTCTTCTGCAAAGCTGATCGCCATTTCTTTGCAGGGCATTTTCCATCCAACAATGAGGCAATCGTTCTCCTTCAGCTCATCCATTTTTGTAGCTTTGCTACTAGTACTGGCTGTTGCCTCAATAACCCCTCGAGCTGATGCCCGAGCATTTTTCATTTTCGGTGACTCCCTAGTTGACAATGGCAACAACAACTATTTGCTCACCAGTGCCCGCGCCGATGCACCGCCCTATGGCATTGACTATCCGACTCACCGCCCGACTGGCCGTTTCTCAAATGGCCTGAATATACCTGATATCATTA GTGAGCGAATGGGCATGCAATCCCCGTTGCCGTATTTAGCTCCAGAGAATACGGGGCAGCGGCTGCTTAATGGTGCCAACTTTGCTTCTGCAGGAGTTGGAATCCTTAATGACACTGGCTTTCAATTT CTGAACATAATCCGCATTACCAAGCAGTTGGAGTATTACCAACAATTCCAGACCCGAGTGGGTAGCCTTATTGGAGAACAACAGACCACACAACTTGTTAATCAAGGACTCGTTCTCATCACTCTTGGTGGTAATGATTTCGTCAACAACTACTATTTGGTGCCCTTCTCAGCACGATCCCGCCAATTTGCCCTGCCTGATTACGTCCGCTATCTCATTTCCGAGTATCGCAAAATTCTAATG AGGCTGTATGAATTGGGATCCAGGAAGGTCATTGTAACAGGTACAGGTCCAATAGGTTGTGTACCAGCTGAATTGGCCCAGAGAAGTAGAAATGGTGAATGCTCAGCTGAATTGCAACATGCTGCTTCTTTGTTCAACCCACAATTAGCACAACTGATAAGTGATATAAACAGTCAACTTGGATCTAATGTGTTTATGGCTGCAAATACCATGGCAATGCACATGGACTTTGTCTCTAATCCTCAGGCATTTG GATTTGTTACATCAAAGATAGCATGTTGTGGACAAGGTCCATACAATGGCATTGGCCTTTGCACACCCTTATCCAACTTGTGCCCCAACAGAGACATCTATGCATTCTGGGATCCATTCCATCCCTCAGAGAGGGCCAACAGGATCATTGTTCAGCAGATATTCTCAGGCTCCCCCCAATACATGCACCCAATGAATCTCAGTGCTGCACTGGCAATGGACACCAGCAGGACCTAA